One region of Purpureocillium takamizusanense chromosome 4, complete sequence genomic DNA includes:
- the GAL1 gene encoding Galactokinase (EggNog:ENOG503NVCX~COG:G), whose amino-acid sequence MSGPVPVAGALADIYPTPALAHEAPRWNRLLATFDAVYGHRADFVSRSPGRVNIIGEHIDYSLYSVLPMAITFDALFAVRASPAPEGATSFTIRIANVQGDKFPAREFSVPLAGPIDIDAAKFEWTNYFKCGLRGALELLHKKRGPGCRPCNMDVVMDGNVPVGGGLSSSAAFVSATALAVMVANGEKTVDKTELTELAIVSERAVGVNAGGMDQSASVFSEPGSALFVSFSPRLEARPVQFPPTNPELCFVIAQSFVTSNKQVTAPIHYNLRVVEVTLAAAYLNAVLNPPGTELPADAGSLGTSLRGFHDTYFYHQNASDYGAVKSITQEEELQKLIELTRGALTQEEGYTREEIARVLNLSAADFEKRFLSSFPVRAERFKLRQRALHVFTEALRVLKFITLLERPLHTGRSDTTPFNEELGGLMNATQDSCRDLFECSCPELDQICRIARAAGAYGSRLTGAGWGGCSVHLVPANKVADVKAALEREYYASKDLTEEQRENAVVVSRPAGGSAIYLVDEATVKS is encoded by the exons ATGTCCGGCCCCGTCCCcgttgccggcgccctcgccgacatctACCCAACCCCGGCGCTCGCCCACGAGGCCCCACGATGGaaccgcctcctcgccacctTTGACGCCGTCTACGGCCACCGCGCCGACTTCGTCTCGCGCTCCCCCGGCCGCGTCAACATCATCGGCGAGCACATCGACTACTCCCTCTACTCCGTCCTGCCCATGGCCATCACCTTCgacgccctcttcgccgtccGCGCGAGCCCCGCCCCCGAGGGCGCCACCTCCTTCACCATCCGCATCGCCAACGTCCAGGGCGACAAGTTCCCCGCCAGGGAGTTCTCCGtgcccctcgccggccccatcgacatcgacgccgccaagttTGAGTGGACAAACTACTTCAAGtgcggcctgcgcggcgccctcgagctgctccacAAGAAGAGGGGCCCCGGCTGCCGCCCTTGCAACATGGACGTCGTCATGGACGGCAACGTTcccgttggcggcggcctgagCTCCAGTGCCGCCTTTGTGAGCGCaaccgccctcgccgtcatggtcgccaacggcgagaAGACGGTCGACAAGACAGAGTTGACCGAGCTCGCCATTGtgagcgagcgcgccgtcggcgtcaacgCTGGCGG CATGGATCAGTCCGCGTCCGTCTTCTCCGAACCCGGCTCCGCCCTCTTCGTCTCCTTCAGCCCGCGGCTCGAGGCGCGGCCGGTGCAGTTCCCGCCGACGAACCCCGAGCTGTGTTTCGTCATCGCCCAGAGCTTCGTCACGTCCAACAAACAGGTCACTGCCCCCATTCACTACAACCttcgcgtcgtcgaggtcaccctcgccgccgcgtacCTCAACGCGGTCCTGAACCCGCCGGGCACCGAGCTGCCGGCCGATGCCGGCTCGCTGGGCACCAGCCTCCGCGGCTTCCACGACACCTACTTCTACCACCAAAACGCGTCCGACTACGGCGCCGTCAAGAGCATTACCCAGGAAGAGGAGCTCCAGAAGCTCATCGAGCTGACTCGGGGGGCGCTCACCCAGGAGGAGGGATACACGCGCGAGGAAATCGCAAGGGTGCTCAACCTGTCAGCGGCCGACTTCGAGAAGCGCTTCCTGTCGAGCTTCCCcgtgcgcgccgagcgcttcaagctgcgccagcgcgccctcCACGTCTTcaccgaggcgctgcgcgtccTCAAGTTCATCACGCTCCTGGAGCGACCCCTCCACACCGGGCGGTCCGACACGACCCCTTTCaacgaggagctcggcggcctcatgAACGCGACGCAGGACTCGTGCCGCGACCTCTTCGAGTGCAGCTGCCCCGAGCTCGACCAGATCTGCAGGATagcccgcgccgcgggtGCCTACGGCAGCCGACTGACGGGCgccggctggggcggctGCAGCGTCCATCTCGTCCCGGCGAACAAGGTGGCCGACGTCAAGGCAGCGCTGGAGCGAGAGTACTACGCCAGCAAGGACCtcaccgaggagcagcgcgaAAACGCTGTCGTTGTCAGTCGTCCAGCCGGCGGGAGTGCCATTtacctcgtcgatgaggcgaCTGTCAAGAGCTGA